In one window of Deinococcus apachensis DSM 19763 DNA:
- a CDS encoding thioredoxin family protein, with protein sequence MNVRQLLLATTHPRLPVEGAFPSLEGATGWLNSSPLTAADLHGKVVLVSFWTYTCINWLRSLPYLRAWAAKYKDHGLVVIGVHTPEFAFEKDVDNVRRAAKDMGVEYPIAIDNDYAVWNAFDNMYWPALYFVDAQGNIRHHQFGEGEYEESEMIIQQLLTSAGNSHLDLDFVSVHATGAEVAADWGHLRSPENYVGYDRTENFASNGPIRLNEPYIYEIPARLMLNHWALSGEWAIGRQAIVLNQAGGRIVYRFHARDLHLVMGPTVKGTTVRFRVFLEGQAPGAAHGVDVDDQGNGSVTEQRLYQLIRQPGPITDQQFEIEFLDAGVEALAFTFG encoded by the coding sequence ATGAACGTACGTCAGCTCTTGCTTGCCACAACCCACCCCAGATTGCCGGTCGAAGGAGCCTTCCCTTCTCTTGAAGGCGCGACTGGGTGGCTCAACTCATCACCTTTAACGGCCGCCGACCTGCACGGGAAAGTGGTCCTCGTCAGCTTCTGGACCTATACCTGCATCAACTGGCTGCGTTCCCTTCCATACCTTCGGGCGTGGGCAGCGAAATACAAAGATCACGGGTTGGTCGTGATCGGTGTGCACACGCCAGAATTCGCCTTCGAGAAGGACGTTGACAACGTCCGCCGGGCCGCGAAGGACATGGGCGTGGAGTACCCCATCGCGATCGACAATGATTACGCGGTATGGAACGCCTTCGACAACATGTACTGGCCAGCCCTCTATTTTGTGGATGCACAGGGGAACATTCGGCATCACCAGTTCGGCGAGGGTGAATACGAAGAGTCTGAAATGATCATTCAACAATTGCTGACCAGTGCCGGGAACAGCCACCTTGATCTCGACTTCGTTTCGGTCCATGCCACTGGCGCTGAAGTCGCCGCAGACTGGGGCCATCTGAGGTCCCCGGAAAACTACGTCGGGTACGACCGCACCGAGAATTTTGCGTCCAACGGCCCAATAAGGTTGAACGAGCCATATATCTACGAGATACCGGCGCGGCTGATGCTCAACCACTGGGCACTCTCAGGTGAGTGGGCGATTGGCAGGCAAGCGATCGTCCTGAATCAGGCCGGAGGGCGAATCGTGTATCGCTTTCACGCCCGTGATCTTCACCTCGTCATGGGACCCACGGTGAAAGGAACAACCGTCCGGTTTCGCGTGTTCCTGGAAGGACAGGCGCCGGGCGCTGCTCACGGCGTTGACGTTGACGACCAGGGCAACGGCAGCGTGACCGAACAGCGGCTGTATCAACTGATCCGACAACCGGGGCCGATCACCGACCAGCAGTTCGAGATTGAGTTTCTGGACGCGGGCGTGGAGGCGCTGGCGTTCACGTTCGGCTGA
- a CDS encoding epoxide hydrolase family protein, with the protein MTQAPQMPTITGQEVRPFRVNVPEEDLVDLRRRIEATRWPDRETVPDRSQGAKLDELQELVRYWGTDYDWRRAEAQLNAWPQFITEIDGVDIHFFHVRSRHENALPLIVSHGWPGSVFEQIKIIGPLTDPAAFGGQAEDAFHVVIPSLPGFGFSSRPTELGWGLERIGRAWDVLMKRLGYTQYVAQGGDWGGGLVEVMARQAPEGLLGVHTNLPAVFPPEAAEAVASGGPAPEGLSEKERAAFDDVRGFIQNGGWAYLTMMSSRPQAVGYGLTDSPAGLAGFMLVHGGFAKWSYGKDPNQSPTRDEVLDDLSLYWLTNTAVSAARLYWENRRVNLLSAAAQKTHEITLPVAITVFPNDDLFRAPETWARRAFPSLSYFHEAGAGGHFAAWEEPQLFSEEVRAAFRPLR; encoded by the coding sequence ATGACCCAGGCTCCTCAGATGCCCACCATAACTGGCCAGGAAGTCCGCCCCTTCCGGGTGAACGTGCCGGAAGAGGACCTTGTCGACCTGCGTCGGCGCATCGAGGCGACCCGGTGGCCCGACCGGGAGACGGTGCCCGATCGGTCGCAGGGGGCGAAGTTGGACGAGTTGCAGGAGCTCGTTCGGTACTGGGGCACGGACTACGACTGGCGGAGGGCCGAGGCGCAGCTCAACGCCTGGCCGCAGTTCATCACGGAGATTGACGGGGTCGACATCCACTTCTTCCACGTCCGCTCCCGGCACGAGAACGCGCTGCCGCTGATCGTCTCACACGGGTGGCCGGGCTCGGTCTTTGAGCAAATCAAGATCATCGGCCCGCTCACTGATCCGGCCGCCTTCGGGGGTCAGGCGGAAGACGCCTTCCACGTCGTGATCCCGTCGCTGCCGGGCTTCGGGTTCTCCTCGCGGCCGACCGAGTTGGGCTGGGGGTTGGAACGCATCGGCCGTGCGTGGGACGTCCTGATGAAGCGGCTGGGGTACACGCAGTACGTGGCGCAGGGCGGCGACTGGGGCGGGGGACTCGTCGAGGTGATGGCGCGGCAGGCTCCGGAAGGACTGCTCGGCGTCCACACCAACCTGCCAGCCGTGTTCCCACCCGAGGCAGCCGAAGCGGTCGCCAGCGGCGGGCCCGCGCCGGAGGGACTCTCCGAGAAGGAACGTGCCGCGTTCGACGACGTGAGGGGGTTCATCCAGAATGGAGGCTGGGCCTACCTGACGATGATGAGCTCGCGGCCTCAGGCGGTCGGCTACGGCCTGACGGACTCCCCCGCCGGGCTCGCGGGGTTCATGCTCGTGCACGGCGGGTTCGCCAAGTGGTCGTACGGCAAGGATCCGAACCAGTCGCCGACGAGGGACGAGGTGCTGGACGACCTCTCGCTGTATTGGTTGACGAACACCGCGGTGTCGGCCGCCCGCCTGTACTGGGAGAACCGCAGGGTGAACCTGCTCAGTGCGGCGGCGCAGAAGACCCACGAGATCACGCTCCCGGTAGCCATCACGGTGTTCCCGAACGACGATCTCTTCCGGGCCCCGGAAACGTGGGCCCGTCGTGCCTTCCCCAGCCTCAGCTACTTCCACGAGGCTGGAGCAGGCGGACATTTCGCCGCCTGGGAGGAACCGCAACTGTTCTCCGAAGAAGTCCGCGCGGCATTCAGACCACTGCGCTAG
- a CDS encoding low temperature requirement protein A has product MLERVWRGLFGPPARLRPLQQPETGRHASWLELFFDLVFVVAVSQVAHLLDGELSVTALAQFAALFTLVCWSWLGYTVYADFFESDDLFYRLTMFSGMFGMAALAVSAPHALDGGAVPFVWSFLAVRAFLLLLYLRARVQVPVARAFADRFLLGFGVGAACWFASLFVPDSLRPWLWVLGFAVEATFLWVRNGQLRALPFDSEHIPERFGLFVILVLGEAVLAVTGGIAEEEWSVSPVVVAALCFGLAVSLWWLYFDHTRTPRTRGIRSWRTQVYIYSHLPLALGLVLVGVGAEHAILAAREEVLPQDARVLLAGGSALAVLAMTALRLTAGERRLLGERGVVIAALTLWLGLGTSPILWVAGALTLLAGLVGLETRAANRLGGPEGTAEGLPLEDEEQTTFGRCAHVMRGDPVVALSDGCEDCRRLGDPWVELRVCLTCGYVGCCDSSKNRHATAHFHAEGHPVMRSFEPGERWAWCYADQRYVDPGVEVEGAPAY; this is encoded by the coding sequence ATGTTGGAGCGTGTGTGGCGGGGTCTGTTCGGCCCACCGGCCCGGCTGCGGCCCCTCCAGCAGCCCGAGACGGGGCGGCACGCGAGCTGGCTGGAGCTGTTCTTCGACCTGGTCTTCGTGGTCGCCGTCTCGCAGGTCGCCCATCTGCTGGACGGGGAGCTGAGCGTGACGGCCCTGGCACAGTTCGCGGCGCTGTTCACGCTGGTGTGCTGGTCGTGGCTGGGCTACACCGTCTACGCGGACTTCTTCGAGTCCGACGACCTGTTCTACCGCCTGACCATGTTCTCAGGCATGTTCGGCATGGCGGCGCTGGCGGTGAGCGCGCCGCACGCCCTGGACGGCGGGGCGGTTCCCTTCGTGTGGTCCTTCCTGGCGGTGCGCGCCTTCCTGCTGCTGCTGTACCTGCGGGCGCGGGTGCAGGTGCCGGTGGCCCGCGCCTTTGCCGACCGCTTCCTGCTGGGCTTCGGGGTGGGGGCGGCCTGCTGGTTCGCCTCCCTGTTCGTTCCGGATTCGCTGCGGCCGTGGCTGTGGGTGCTGGGCTTCGCGGTCGAGGCGACGTTTCTGTGGGTCCGCAACGGGCAGCTTCGCGCGCTGCCCTTCGACAGCGAGCACATCCCTGAACGCTTCGGGCTCTTCGTGATCCTGGTGCTGGGCGAGGCGGTGCTGGCCGTCACGGGCGGCATCGCTGAGGAGGAGTGGAGCGTCAGCCCAGTGGTCGTGGCCGCGCTGTGCTTCGGCCTCGCCGTCTCCCTATGGTGGTTGTACTTCGACCACACCAGAACGCCGCGAACACGGGGAATCCGGTCGTGGCGCACTCAGGTCTACATCTACAGCCACCTGCCGCTCGCGCTGGGCTTGGTGCTGGTGGGCGTGGGGGCTGAACACGCGATCCTCGCGGCGCGGGAGGAAGTCCTGCCGCAGGACGCCCGCGTCCTGCTCGCGGGGGGCTCGGCCCTCGCGGTGCTCGCCATGACCGCCCTGCGGCTCACCGCTGGAGAGCGCCGCCTGCTGGGGGAGCGCGGGGTGGTGATCGCCGCGCTGACCCTCTGGCTGGGGCTGGGCACCTCCCCGATCCTCTGGGTCGCGGGGGCCCTGACGCTGCTCGCCGGACTGGTGGGTTTGGAGACCCGGGCGGCCAACCGGCTGGGTGGGCCCGAGGGAACCGCCGAGGGTCTTCCGCTGGAGGACGAGGAGCAGACAACGTTTGGCCGCTGCGCCCACGTCATGAGGGGTGACCCGGTCGTCGCCCTCTCGGACGGCTGCGAGGACTGCCGCCGCCTGGGGGACCCCTGGGTCGAGTTGCGCGTCTGCCTGACCTGCGGCTACGTGGGCTGCTGCGACTCCAGCAAGAATCGCCACGCGACCGCCCACTTTCACGCGGAGGGGCACCCGGTCATGCGTTCCTTCGAGCCGGGCGAGCGCTGGGCCTGGTGCTACGCCGACCAGCGCTACGTCGACCCCGGGGTCGAGGTGGAGGGCGCCCCGGCTTATTGA
- a CDS encoding NADPH-dependent FMN reductase produces the protein MSQPSRSDPPRLVVCAIAGSLRRGSYNRALLRAAQEVAPDSLDIRIFDHLGAVPPYNTDVEAEGDPGAVRVLKDAIREADALLIATPEYNHSVPGVLKNAIDWASRPPGHSVLAGKPAAVLGASTGLGGTALAQNALRQVFVFTQNPAMLQPEFQLARAHEKFDEAGRLTDEGTRTFLRQFLLALEAWTLRLGVDGHGSTEQWPARRMTPAVR, from the coding sequence ATGAGCCAACCCTCCCGCTCCGATCCCCCCCGCCTGGTGGTCTGTGCCATCGCGGGTAGCCTGCGCCGCGGCTCCTACAACCGTGCGCTGCTCCGGGCCGCTCAGGAGGTCGCCCCAGACAGCCTGGATATTCGCATCTTCGACCATCTCGGGGCTGTCCCACCCTACAACACCGACGTCGAGGCCGAGGGGGACCCCGGGGCCGTACGGGTGCTGAAGGACGCCATCCGGGAAGCGGACGCGCTGCTGATCGCCACCCCCGAGTACAATCACAGCGTCCCCGGCGTCTTGAAGAACGCCATCGACTGGGCCTCCCGGCCTCCCGGCCATTCCGTGCTGGCGGGAAAACCGGCGGCCGTCCTGGGCGCGAGTACCGGCCTGGGCGGCACGGCTCTTGCCCAGAACGCCCTGCGGCAGGTCTTCGTGTTCACCCAGAACCCGGCGATGCTGCAACCGGAGTTCCAGCTGGCCCGCGCGCACGAGAAGTTCGACGAGGCGGGGCGGCTGACCGACGAGGGGACCCGCACCTTCCTGAGGCAGTTCCTGCTCGCGCTGGAGGCTTGGACGCTCCGCCTGGGGGTGGACGGACATGGCAGCACGGAACAATGGCCCGCGAGGCGCATGACCCCAGCCGTTCGGTGA
- a CDS encoding alpha/beta fold hydrolase: MSDLKTPDPVTTTFGALKQIDAGVLNVGYVDTGPASGPAVILLHGWPYDIHSFADVAPMLAAAGYRVIVPFLRGYGATSFLSGGTFRNGQQSALAVDVIALMDALKLERAILAGFDWGARSADVVAALWPERCTALVAVSGYLIGSPASNTLPLPPEAEYQWWYQYYFATERGALGYDRYRREFSRLIWQIASPQWSFDDATFERTAASFDNPDHAKLVIHNYRWRLGLAQGEPHYDELERRLAERPVITVPTITLEGDANGAPHPSASTYREKFTGRYAHRVITGGVGHNLPQEAPQDFAEAILDADRLALA, translated from the coding sequence ATGTCCGACCTTAAAACGCCTGACCCCGTGACCACCACGTTCGGCGCGCTGAAGCAGATCGACGCCGGGGTGCTGAATGTTGGATACGTGGACACCGGCCCGGCCAGCGGTCCCGCAGTCATCCTGCTCCACGGCTGGCCGTACGATATTCACAGCTTCGCGGATGTCGCGCCAATGCTGGCGGCAGCAGGTTACCGGGTCATCGTCCCCTTCCTGCGCGGCTATGGCGCGACGAGTTTCCTCTCCGGCGGAACCTTCAGGAACGGTCAGCAGTCCGCGCTCGCGGTAGATGTCATCGCCCTGATGGACGCGCTCAAGTTGGAGCGGGCGATTCTCGCGGGTTTCGATTGGGGAGCGCGGAGCGCCGACGTCGTCGCGGCTCTCTGGCCGGAACGCTGCACCGCCCTCGTGGCTGTCAGTGGGTACCTGATCGGCAGCCCCGCGAGCAACACCCTGCCGCTCCCGCCAGAAGCCGAGTATCAGTGGTGGTACCAGTACTACTTCGCCACGGAACGTGGCGCCCTCGGCTACGACAGGTACCGGCGCGAGTTCTCGCGGCTCATCTGGCAGATCGCCTCCCCGCAGTGGAGCTTCGATGACGCCACGTTCGAACGCACGGCAGCGTCGTTCGACAACCCGGATCACGCGAAGCTCGTGATTCACAATTACCGCTGGCGCCTCGGTCTGGCGCAGGGTGAGCCGCACTACGACGAACTGGAACGGCGACTCGCCGAGAGGCCGGTGATCACCGTGCCCACCATCACCCTCGAAGGTGATGCCAACGGCGCGCCACACCCGTCCGCCAGCACCTACCGCGAGAAGTTCACGGGACGGTACGCGCACCGAGTGATCACGGGCGGCGTCGGTCACAACCTGCCGCAGGAAGCCCCTCAAGACTTCGCTGAGGCCATCCTCGACGCCGACAGGCTGGCGTTGGCATGA
- a CDS encoding epoxide hydrolase family protein, with amino-acid sequence MTEVVTATTQAEVRPFRINVSEEQLADLRQRILATQWPEKETVPDQSQGVPLATMQELARYWASEYDWRKVEARLNALPQFITEIDGLDIHFIHVRSQHEDALPLIVTHGWPGSVIEQLKIIEPLVNPTAHGGSASDAFHVVIPSMPGYGFSAKPTSPGWGPERIGQAWATLMRRLGYARYVAQGGDWGAFVVDQMGLQAPEGLLAIHTNMPATVPADVDQALQAGSPPPAGLADDERRAYEQLVRTFKQVEYAKYMAARPQTLYGIADSPVGLAAWLLDHNDADAQPAAAVTTALTRTSSATGELTRDEILDNITLYWLTNTGVSASRLYWEYKGGFFNTKGVSIPVAVTVFPSEQYEAPRSWTEKAYPKLIYYHQAEKGGHFAAWEQPQLFVDELRAAFRSLRSL; translated from the coding sequence GTGACCGAAGTCGTGACGGCCACCACACAGGCGGAAGTCCGTCCGTTCCGCATCAACGTTTCGGAGGAGCAACTCGCCGACCTGCGTCAACGGATTCTCGCCACACAGTGGCCCGAAAAGGAAACCGTTCCCGACCAGTCTCAGGGCGTGCCACTCGCGACCATGCAGGAACTCGCCCGGTACTGGGCGTCCGAGTACGACTGGCGCAAGGTTGAAGCGCGGTTGAACGCCCTGCCGCAGTTCATCACCGAGATCGACGGGCTGGACATTCACTTCATTCACGTGCGCTCACAGCATGAGGACGCCCTGCCGCTGATCGTCACTCACGGCTGGCCCGGCTCGGTCATCGAGCAGCTCAAGATCATCGAGCCGCTGGTGAATCCCACAGCCCATGGTGGGAGCGCCTCGGACGCCTTCCACGTCGTCATTCCCTCCATGCCCGGTTATGGCTTCTCCGCAAAGCCCACCAGCCCCGGATGGGGTCCTGAGCGGATAGGCCAGGCGTGGGCAACACTCATGCGGCGCCTGGGGTACGCGCGGTACGTGGCGCAGGGCGGCGACTGGGGCGCGTTCGTCGTCGATCAGATGGGTTTGCAGGCTCCTGAGGGATTACTCGCCATTCACACCAACATGCCAGCCACCGTTCCTGCCGACGTCGACCAGGCCCTCCAGGCGGGCAGTCCGCCGCCAGCAGGGCTGGCGGACGACGAACGCCGGGCGTATGAGCAACTCGTCAGGACGTTTAAGCAAGTCGAGTACGCCAAATACATGGCGGCCCGCCCGCAAACCCTGTACGGCATCGCGGACTCGCCGGTCGGTCTCGCCGCCTGGCTGCTCGACCACAACGACGCCGACGCGCAGCCTGCGGCAGCGGTCACCACTGCCCTCACCCGGACCTCGAGCGCCACGGGCGAACTGACCCGTGACGAAATTCTCGACAACATCACGCTGTACTGGCTGACGAACACGGGCGTGTCCGCGTCTCGCCTGTACTGGGAGTACAAGGGAGGTTTCTTCAACACCAAAGGCGTCTCGATTCCGGTGGCAGTCACGGTCTTTCCCAGCGAGCAGTACGAGGCGCCGCGAAGCTGGACCGAGAAAGCCTACCCCAAGCTTATCTACTATCACCAGGCCGAGAAGGGCGGGCACTTCGCGGCCTGGGAACAACCGCAGCTTTTCGTGGATGAGCTCAGGGCGGCGTTCAGGTCGTTGCGTTCATTGTGA